The following is a genomic window from Malus sylvestris chromosome 12, drMalSylv7.2, whole genome shotgun sequence.
CCGAAAGCCTGCATGGTGTCTGCCTATCCACTTGCATGAAAAAGCATGCATTTGTCTTGATTAAACAAATCTCTTAGCAAATCTCCACCACCCAAATAAAAGGgaaaattaatattataatgTCAAAACCACCCCACTTGCAACCAAATATCTTTCCAAATTAGCTGGGAAAAGTAATATTATAATGTCAAAACCACCTCACTTACAGCCAAATATCTTTCCAAATTAGCTTTCTTGCACATTTATCCTTcaaatgccatattttacccaaatgGCCCAAATAAGTGAAATGGTACACATTTTAGAGCAACTTCACcgttggagccctccccccaggcaatccactatttaatccacctagtgaacagtaattacctttaatgaacagtaattgtcttTGGTATCTCCACCCCTGCACTTAAATAGCCCTGGCAAcaagtaaataaaataataatattttttgcaCTCCCTCACGTCACTCCTCTCTTTCCCGTgcacctcactctctctctcccattcttcattgaagttcctctctctctctacactctcactctctctagaGCTCCGAGAGCTCTCACCCACTTTCCTcttcaaaaattaaacatattaaactcCAAAACCATGAAACCTTAATCTCTAGGACTAAAGGATCCTTGCTATACCGTTGCATGCGTCATCGGACCATCATGGTGTAAACCAccattgaagccgagagcttCAAGATTTGAAACTCCAACCCAGGTGAGGTTCTCTATGCAAATCTTGTTTCATTATGTCTTAATGTTGCTTGGGACAAGATTTGTGGTGTTTTTCCAGTTCGAAACCAGAGGTTTAACCCCCTGCAATTTCTCTGAAACCTTGCCCAGTTTTTGGCCCGTCCTCGGAGCGAACTTCGGCAAGTTTGTGGGTTGAGATCCAACGGACGCCAAagtaaaatagaagaaaaaacgTGGCTGACGTCAGGGCGACGTCAGCCTTGCGTCAAACCCACTCCGGGCTCTTGGGCTGGCAACTCTCCACCGGCCTCTCGCTCGGGCCTGCTCGGGCTCCCTTGCCAGCATACGCTGGACTTGATTGCTTAAGCTCTCTGGCTCTGTTCACTCGCATGTCCCTCGGGCTTCAGCACACGCTGGAGTTGCTTTTAGGTGCAAACAAAGTCCCCACCTCCTCCAGCTGATGTCATGCCCCCTTCGTCCGATTCTCCACTAGCACCACAAGGAGAAGCACCAGAAAAATCTCCTTCATCCCCCACCGTCACACCTCCTCCATATGGTTCCAAATCTGCTCCTCCACCAGCTAATAACTCACCCTCTGCACCCACGATGCAATCACCACCTCCTTCGGTCCCTTCACCCCCTGGTACTTCGCTCCTTCAACTTTCCCATTAATTGAGAAATTAATACAATGAGAAAGGTCTGGGTGTGGTTGTGTTCGAGTGGGAGGAGAAGAAGATTGAcgcatcttcttttttttttctttttcttttctttccttttttttaagtttttaattatacaaaagataacattgttttaattatttaaatagttTTAATCCACTTGGCAATATATAATTAGACTTATGGGACCCAGTTATGTGTCATGTCATCACATAACGAAATTTTTGACGGAAATGTAATGGAAGAACTagattgatttgcgacacctatttgaCGGAttatattgattgattttcaattccaGAAACCATCTTGATGAGATGAATCAATTTTAGAAatcatttgtaataaaaaccCTTTTGTTAATTGATGACGTGATAGCGTCGTAGACTAAAGCCGTGCCACTTTATTAATTAACAAAGCATTTGACGAAACAAATCAACGCAAAGTACAAAAgtgccaaaaaaataaaaataaactcgtatgaaaaatgatcaaatttttaaaaattttagaaTAATAAAAGGAGAATtactcattttatttatttatttaccgTGAAGGCGAGCTTCGAATCATTTATTTAACTGGGAAAATTGGCGCTTCCAAACGAGTGCAGTACAACGGAAATGGAAAttgaagcagaagaagaagaagagcaagTCGCGACGGAGCCTCCCAAAACTCACCGCCTAGAAGAGTCTGTGGTGAACCGAATCGCTGCCGGCGATGACATCCAACGCCCTGTCTCCGCCGTCAAAGAGCTCGTCGAGAACAGCCTCGACGCCCGCTCCTCCTCCATCAACGTCGTCGTCAAGGACGGCGGCCTCAAACTCATCCCAAGTCTCCGACGACGGCCACGGCATACGCGTTAGTCCCTTCTCCACTcattttttccattttattaaattttgaattatttataaatttatttacgAATTTACGATTCATTGCAGTATGAGGACCTGCCGATACTGTGTGAGCGGCACACGACGTCGAAACTCTCGGCGTTTGAGGACTTACAGTCGATAAAGTCGATGGGGTTCAGAGGAAAAGCACTTGCCAGCATGACATACGTAGCTCGCGTCACCGTCACCACCATTACCAAAGGCCAGTTGCATGGTTATAGGTGCGTGCCCATTACCTGTTTGATGAAATTCCCAGAAAATTATATGATTTGTTCAtagaaagaaatggttatacttgtaatttatgttttggtttcaacaaacaacaacaacaacaacaaagccttttcccactaagtggggtcggctatatgaatcctagaacgccattgcgctcggttttgtgtcatgtcctccgttagatccaagtactttaagtcttttcttagagtctcttccaaagttgtcctaggtcttcctctaccccttcggccctgaacctctgtcccgtagtcacatcttcgaaccggagcgtcagtcggccttctttgcacatgttcaaaatcaccggagccgattttctctcatctttcctacaatttcggctactcctactttacctcggatatcctcatttccaatcttatcctttctcgtgtgcccacacatcccacgaagcatcctcatctccgctacacccattttgtgtacgtgttgatgcttcaccacccaacattctgtgccatacaacatcgctagccttattgccgtcctataaaattttcccttgagcttcagtggcctacgacggtcacacaacacgccggatgcactctttccattcagctcgtattctatggttgaaatctccatctaattctccgttctcttgagagatagatcctaggtagcgaaaacgatcgctttttgtgatcttcgctagattgcttcggtcattagtgtggataagtatataaatggatagagataggaaagcaaacacaagatgtacgtggttcacctagattggctacgtccacggaatagaagagttctcattaattgtgaagggtttacacaagtacataggttcaagctctcatttagtgagtacaagtgaatgatttagtacaaatgacattaggaaatattgtgggagaatgatctcgtaatcacgaaacttctaagtatcggagtggtgtcgtcttgacttgccttatctgtctcataggtagatgtggcatcttctctggaagtacttttcctccatccaggggtggtatctttaactggtggagatgcacaaggtaatgtatcaatttcacttgaagcttacttgtagtttcaggcttggtcaagcgcgatacaaaccatgtagtaggagtcccccaagtcgccgagctagagggtctgctgaaagaggtgacagacaaggtaagcaatcagagctccgactgattgttcaccttctccccatcttgcagcagcatgaaggataaagagaagaaaaatgagaagagatgatatgagatacttttgcttttgaagaagtaactttccacaggcttattcttgaactgagctggagggttttctggtttcctccagagtataaggccgactgaagaatttgagggtcaaaacaagtccatcaaatctagagtacgttccaccctgctgatatgggatacttttgcttttgacagagtaatgaatgtatcggcacgtgtgctgttacgcttgtctccacatgcttccttgtatccttcgcacttgccctatctgttcctcaagcagatgcggaatcttccctggaaacataagatgttgaagatgagtactcgagagcaatgccaggtaagtaatcaggtaaggggttccaggcagtcagttcctggctggaagcttgattccaagtgctgactgattgctctctttctccttgtcttgcaggtaaaaacaaggccaaaagaaaagacagggaaaaagcatgatatgggatactcttgcttttaaccctgatgatatgagatattcttgctctagtatagcttgtttgcagaggtattatcggggggaaagaaagctgaatatttcgaaaggcttcgttgggagtgccctctcagatatgatgaagggttgagcatttttgcaggtctgcctgtccgttggggatggaggtcgacatatataggagtctccctaactacaagtagtaatgctattcctttaccctgcttggtcatagcacggtagtgggagctgccagtttcacatgttttaactctgtcagagcactttgaaaaagtggtctgtggtatctggctctcgagattcggagaacgatgcctcttcgatttttgagaaagcaatcatgctgggggtatgactctcgagattcggagagcagtgtctcttcgatttttgaggaagtaatcatgttgggagtctggctctcgagattcggagggcggtgcctcttcgattttggagcaagcaatcttgttgggagtgttttctcgaatgtgagtaaaggttgggcatgtttgctagtctaccttgccacgaagcacaaaggttgacacacagggactttccaattatccagcaatggtactgttcctttaccctctcttcgattttgagaaagtagtcatgttgggagtctggctctcgagattcggaggacggtgcctcttcgattttggagcaagcaatcttattgggagtgttttctcgaatgtgagtaaaggttgggcatgtttgctagtctaccttgccacgaagcacagaggttgacacacagggactttccaattatccagcagtggtactgttcctttacagttgtgggtaataatatggtagctagaccttcaaaatttatgtgtctaaacttttgttagtgctgtttctttgctattcttttacctttcttggtcagagcgatgtagtgggagctgcaagcttcacgtgctcaactttggcagagaactttggcaaagttatttgtggtacccatgagctattgttgcgtgtgggaagtgggtgattgaacagtaagattcatgtgctttctatttcactagaagtcttcgacagaatgcccataatttctgcaaagctgagtgtacgtgtgacaggtgctgacaaggctagaaaagtaggtgcctcttcgatttctgagatcggccctcgtggtctctgagcagcccagcttttgagaaagcgagcgcctcttcgattgattcggagaacgatgcctcatcgatttttgagaaagcaatcatgctgggggtctggctctcgagattcggggagcagtgtctcttcgatttttgagaaagtaatcatgttgggagtctggctctcgagattcggagggcggtgcctcttcgattttggagcaagcaatcttgttgggagtgttttctcgaatgtgagtaaaggttgggcatgtttgctagtctaccttgccacgaagcacagaggttgacacacagggactttccaattatccagcaatggtactgttcctttaccctctcttcgatttttaagaaagtagtcatgttgggagtctggctctcgagattcggaggacggtgccccttcgattttggagcaagcaatcttattgggagtgttttctcgaatgtgagtaaaggttgggcatgtttgctagtctaccttgccacgaagcacagaggttgacacacagggactttccaattatccagcagtggtactgttcctttacccttgtgggtaataatatggtagctagaccttcaaaatttatgggtctaaactttgttagtgctgtttctttgctattcttttacccttcttggtcagagcgatgtagttggagctgcaagcttcacgtgctcaactttggcagagaactttggcaaagttatctgtggtacccatgagctattgttgcgtgtgggaagtgggtgattgaacagtaagattcatgtgttttctacttccccagaagtctttgacagaatgcccataatttccgcaaaactgagtgtgcgtgtgacaggtgctgacaaggctggaaaaggctggaaaagtaggtgcctcttcgatttctgagatcggccctcgtggtctctggggagcccagcttttgagaaagcgagcgcctcttcgatttttgagatcggccttcgtggtctttgagcagcccaacttttgagaaagcaaacgcctcttcgatttctgagatcaaccctcgtgatttctaagcagcccagcttttgagaaagcaaacgcctcttcgatttctgagcagacgcctcttcgatttctgaagcttcgtcgagtgcagatttttataggggctgacattaagttccaaagcacacttgaatctccaccagtagaagcttcattcttgcacttctaagatcttgatttgtccgacctcttctctcttcaacacctttgaaaatgtctggcccctccgaccgtcgttttgacttgaaccttgttgaagaggcagccccgccttctccagacaacatatggcgcccatccttcgtctcccctactggtcctcttaccgttggggattccgtgatgaagaatgatatgaccgctgcggtggtggccaggaaccttctcactcccaaagataacagactactttccaaacggtctgatgagttagctgttaaggattcgctggctctcagtgttcagtgtgcaggttctgtgtctaatatggcccaacgcctatttgctcgaacccgccaagttgaatcattggcggctgaagtgatgagtctcaaacaagagattagagggctcaagcatgagaataaacagttgcaccggctcgcacatgactatgctacaaacatgaagatgaagcttgaccagatgaaggaaactgatggtcaggttttacttgatcatcagagatttatgggtttgttccaaaggcatttattgtcttcgtcttctggggctgtaccgcgtaatgaagctccaaatgatcaacctctgatgcctcatccttctagggttctgtccagtactgaggctccaaatgatccccctccggtaccttctctttctggggctctaccgactgctgagacttctcctaagcaacctttgtgaaagctccctcttgtgtgcttattttgactcatgtatatgtacatatttgtagcttatcggggatatcaataaataagctttccttcatttcaacgtattgtgttaaatacaccaaagccttcttcgctaagttctttgaattttcttttgttaaagcttgtatgttgaagctttctgagtggagcatgtaggttggggtagtgttcccttaatttcccgagtgaggaaaacttctcggttggagacttggaaaatccaagtcactaagtgggatcggctatatgaatcttagaacgccattgtgctcgatcttgtgtcatgtccttcgttagatccaagtactctaagtcttttcttagagtctcttccaaagttttcctaggtcttcctctaccccttaggccctgaacctctgtcccatagtcgcatcttctaatcggaacgtcagtaggccttctttgcacatgtccaaaccaccgtaaccgattttctctcatctttccttcaatttcggctactcctactttaccccggatatcctcattcctaatcttatcctttctcgtgtgcccacacatccaacgaagcatctgcatctccgctacacccattttgtgtacgtgttgatgtttcaccgcccaacattctgtgccatacagcatcgccggccttattgccgtcctata
Proteins encoded in this region:
- the LOC126593526 gene encoding DNA mismatch repair protein MLH1-like, which gives rise to MEIEAEEEEEQVATEPPKTHRLEESVVNRIAAGDDIQRPVSAVKELVENSLDARSSSINVVVKDGGLKLIPSLRRRPRHTL